From Myxococcus stipitatus, the proteins below share one genomic window:
- a CDS encoding lmo0937 family membrane protein, protein MYWTMGMILLVLWGLGLTAGSTEGDWVHLLLLFALLAFVVGVVSRGRRTAVT, encoded by the coding sequence GTGTACTGGACGATGGGGATGATCCTCCTGGTGTTGTGGGGCCTGGGGCTGACGGCGGGCTCCACCGAGGGCGACTGGGTCCACCTGCTGTTGCTGTTCGCGCTGCTGGCCTTCGTGGTGGGCGTGGTGTCGCGAGGGCGGCGGACGGCGGTGACATGA
- a CDS encoding lytic transglycosylase domain-containing protein: MRGWMKALTVAAMLTGTGAFAFPLHLPTDTQGEVSEVAMLRAQLQQREAELRAALAKLQAYEDEAHYAEAERLGVVELVRASGLPERQQRRLAVSIVREAQRNGVDPLLVVAVIRCESSFNSYAVSHVGAMGLMQVMPDTGTWLADRAGWRLGRSSNLFDVETNVELGTAYLADLIERFGSVEKALVAYNAGPGLAKRILAKKESRTRFMAGYPAKVVKEFRKLKAKQERELTLRDQQKTVGGQG, encoded by the coding sequence ATGCGGGGTTGGATGAAGGCGTTGACGGTGGCGGCGATGCTGACGGGGACGGGGGCGTTCGCCTTTCCGCTGCACCTGCCGACCGACACCCAGGGCGAGGTCTCCGAGGTGGCGATGCTGCGCGCGCAGTTGCAGCAGCGCGAGGCGGAGCTGCGCGCGGCGCTGGCGAAGCTGCAGGCCTACGAGGACGAGGCCCACTACGCGGAGGCGGAGCGACTGGGCGTGGTGGAGCTGGTGCGGGCCTCGGGGCTGCCGGAGCGACAGCAGCGCCGGCTGGCGGTGAGCATCGTGCGCGAGGCGCAGCGCAACGGCGTGGATCCGCTCCTGGTGGTGGCGGTCATCCGGTGCGAGAGCTCGTTCAACAGCTACGCGGTGTCACACGTGGGGGCCATGGGGCTGATGCAGGTGATGCCGGACACGGGCACCTGGCTGGCGGACCGGGCCGGCTGGCGGCTGGGCCGCAGCAGCAACCTCTTCGACGTGGAGACCAACGTCGAGCTGGGCACGGCCTACCTCGCCGACCTCATCGAGCGCTTCGGCTCCGTGGAGAAGGCGCTGGTCGCGTACAACGCGGGGCCCGGGCTGGCCAAGCGCATCCTCGCGAAGAAGGAGTCGCGCACCCGGTTCATGGCCGGCTACCCCGCCAAGGTCGTGAAGGAGTTCCGCAAGCTGAAGGCGAAGCAGGAGCGCGAGCTGACGCTGCGCGATCAGCAGAAGACGGTTGGCGGACAGGGGTGA
- a CDS encoding HupE/UreJ family protein, with protein sequence MTKDLVGWTLPLGLLLAATAAQAHDADILYTQVRRVAPDSAEVRQVLTLTAPSLGLLVPADADGDGTVSQADLDARHAALAVGVWDAMPLTAGGQACARTAHDARARQTFVELSATYSCPPGALRQRYGVLSVLPEGYRVVLGSVGEGEAPGALFADALQPTLSIPGPGDAPEGSRVSGLLGWVGLGIRHIFEGIDHLAFLLAVLLVGGGFKRVLLLVTSFTVAHSLTLGATALGWVVLDADRTRWVEAAIAASIIYVAAENLVLRQHRHRALITFLFGLVHGFGFASVLAGYGLGDSVATGLLGFNLGVELGQAVVVAVLLPPLRMLQRRPALHRGAVRLLSVGILMAGGFWLFDRALG encoded by the coding sequence ATGACGAAGGACCTCGTCGGGTGGACCCTGCCGCTGGGCCTGCTGCTCGCCGCGACCGCGGCGCAGGCGCACGACGCCGACATCCTCTATACGCAGGTGCGCCGCGTCGCCCCGGACTCGGCCGAGGTCCGCCAGGTCCTCACGCTGACGGCGCCCTCGCTCGGGCTGCTCGTCCCGGCCGACGCGGACGGGGATGGCACCGTCTCCCAGGCGGACCTGGACGCCCGCCACGCGGCGCTGGCGGTGGGCGTGTGGGACGCCATGCCCCTGACCGCGGGGGGCCAGGCCTGCGCGCGCACCGCCCACGACGCGCGGGCGCGCCAGACGTTCGTGGAGCTGTCCGCCACCTATTCCTGCCCCCCCGGGGCGCTGCGGCAGCGCTATGGCGTGCTGTCCGTGCTGCCGGAGGGCTACCGCGTCGTCCTCGGCAGCGTGGGGGAGGGCGAGGCGCCCGGCGCGCTCTTCGCGGACGCGCTGCAGCCCACGCTGTCCATTCCCGGACCGGGCGACGCGCCGGAGGGCTCGCGCGTGTCGGGGTTGCTCGGCTGGGTGGGGCTGGGCATCCGCCACATCTTCGAGGGCATCGACCACCTGGCCTTCCTGCTGGCGGTGCTGCTGGTGGGCGGCGGCTTCAAGCGGGTGCTGCTCCTGGTGACGTCGTTCACCGTCGCCCACTCGCTGACGCTGGGGGCCACGGCGCTCGGCTGGGTGGTGCTCGACGCGGACCGGACCCGGTGGGTGGAGGCGGCCATCGCCGCGTCCATCATCTACGTCGCGGCGGAGAACCTGGTGCTCCGCCAGCACCGCCACCGCGCGCTCATCACCTTCCTCTTCGGCCTGGTGCACGGCTTCGGCTTCGCGAGCGTGCTGGCGGGCTACGGCCTGGGGGACTCGGTGGCGACGGGGCTGTTGGGCTTCAACCTGGGGGTGGAGCTGGGGCAGGCGGTGGTGGTGGCCGTGCTGCTGCCGCCGCTGCGCATGCTCCAGCGCCGCCCCGCGCTGCACCGGGGCGCCGTCCGGCTGTTGTCGGTGGGCATCCTCATGGCGGGTGGTTTCTGGCTGTTCGACCGGGCCCTCGGTTGA